A single genomic interval of Lathyrus oleraceus cultivar Zhongwan6 chromosome 7, CAAS_Psat_ZW6_1.0, whole genome shotgun sequence harbors:
- the LOC127100748 gene encoding protein MAIN-LIKE 2-like, protein MDPMIQPYVELAGFGHLSKIMSWSIDNKFILALCERWRPETHTFWFPTGECTVTLEDVYMLLGLRIEGKAVNGKTNFPNSICMELLNVDLLDDNARGQGILLSRLKSYYNSFYLDEHSTEDARIIKTRCYIMLLLGSFLFPEGSGSSMHIMYLPLLRHIDRIGSYSWGSACLAYLYSSLCKNCHKDTSTFSGCAVLLQAWGWSRLPSLAPVNSNPFTFPYAKKWSARGMNYSRCPRHCITQYRNLLDHLRPADFIWRPYLNMDHEHQINPEDAAVWTTCTPIIRFTTVELHNTDRVKLQFGMVQNIPDPPASLGEWHMRKVNDQWNYNPWQQFARSECRKWKHRHDHVLTDAVMPNEVKPSRTYMAWYRSVGFQFIADDMYLYDPRQTSYTQEGSTSNPQQHSQPDYSQPPIRQTFRSTNTQTYNQNMPFTQPQNQEHPPYHHQQMDHQPSTEHRFAPTPSPYQSRLTQNTNRPITYRSQEPQTSQYQNIPQPYLFQTPQQPFQPFLDPSLSPMSPFNRPGRPSMSQPHPNFSGMGHELSYAGTPSLNTEDYAELAEYLNGPSPVGGNDAPGPSDEQTPVQNRQRGLGPRVRVARGCGTGGRLGDPGHHH, encoded by the exons atggacccgatgattcaaccttatgttgaactcgccggttttggtcaccttagcaaaattatgtcttggtctatagataacaaattcattctagccttatgcgaaagatggaggccagagacacacacattttggtttccaaccggtgagtgtaccgtgacgttagaagacgtctacatgcttttaggactacgaattgaaggcaaagctgttaatggtaagaccaactttccaaattcaatttgcatggagcttttaaacgttgatttgttagatgataatgctaggggacaaggtatactactatcacgcctaaagtcatattataatagtttttatttagatgagcattctaccgaagatgctcgaatcatcaaaactaggtgttacattatgttgttactaggatcctttttatttcccgaaggtagtggttctagcatgcatattatgtacttacctttacttagacatatagatagaataggtagttatagttggggatccgcatgtctagcctatctgtatagttctttgtgcaaaaactgccacaaagatacttctacattttctggatgtgctgttttgctacaagcatggggatggtcaagactaccgtctctagcaccggtcaatagcaaccccttcacttttccatatgcaaaaaa atggtcggcacgcggtatgaattacagtagatgtccgagacactgtattactcaatatcgcaaccttttggatcaccttcgaccggcagac ttcatttggcgtccataccttaatatggatcatgagcatcagatcaaccctgaagacgcagccgtatggacaacatgcacaccaataatacggttcacaacagtggagctgcacaacaccgatcgtgtgaagctgcagtttggtatggtccagaatatcccagatcccccagctagcctaggagaatggcatatgcgtaaagtgaacgaccaatggaactacaacccttggcaacaattcgcaagatcagagtgtcgcaagtggaagcaccgtcatgaccatgtcttaactgacgcagtcatgccaaatgaggtaaaaccaagtcgtacttatatggcttggtatagatcagttggatttcaattcatcgccgatgatatgtacctctacgacccacgccagacaagttacacacaagaaggctcaacatctaacccccaacaacattctcagcccgattactcacaaccacctatccgacaaactttccgttccacaaacacacaaacatacaaccaaaacatgccattcacccaaccccaaaaccaagaacatcccccataccaccaccaacaaatggaccatcaaccttcgaccgaacatcgcttcgcacccacaccatcaccctaccaaagtcgccttacccaaaacactaaccgccccatcacctaccgtagccaagaaccccaaacatcacaataccaaaacatcccacaaccatatctcttccaaacaccccaacaacctttccaacctttcctagacccatcattgtcacccatgtcccccttcaaccgtcctggtcgcccatccatgagtcaaccacaccccaacttctctggcatgggtcatgagctcagctacgccggtacaccatcattgaatactgaagactatgctgagttggctgaatacctcaacggaccttctcctgtaggcggtaatgacgctcctggaccatcagatgaacaaacaccggtgcagaatcgtcaacgtgggttagggccaagggttagggtagctaggggatgtgggaccggaggtcggttaggtgatcccggtcatcaccattag